CGGAACCCATCGGTCTTTGGTTTTCCATTTGGTAAAAAGCCCAAAACTATAAAGCCCTAAAAGTGGCCCATAGGTATAACCTGCGATGATAAATACCGAGTTGATCACACTTTGATCATTGAGAAAGTAAAAGCCCAAAATCAACACATACATCAATGCCGTAAAGGAGAGATGGACTTTTTTTCGGATCGCCACGCGTTTTTCAGCAGGATATTTTCGCTCAATTTCCAAGAAATCAAAGCAAAATGAGGTAGTCAAAGCTGTAAGTGTAGAATCTGCACTGGAGTAGGCAGCAGCTGTAATTCCCAGAACAAAAACGATTCCTGCAAACGCTGAAAAATGTTGGGTCGCCAAAAGTGGAAAAAGTTCGTCGGATCGGGCTGGTAGCTGAATTCCTTTTGCTTCGGCATAGAGATAAAGCATCACACCCAAGGACAAAAACAGCAAGTTAACCACCACCAAAATTGTGGTGAACCAAAACATGTTTTTCTGTGCATCCCCCAAGGTTCTGCAGGTAAGATTTTTCTGCATCATGTCTTGATCCAATCCGGTCATGACAATTGTGATAAATGCACCAGAAATAAACTGTTTAAAGAAATTTGTACCGGACTTCCAATCCCAATTGAAGATGCTGGATCGCTGATCCTCGGCGACTCGAGAAACATATTCTCCCATGCTTTGGATTCCCAAATCTTTTCCAATCAGGAAAATGGTAATCACCACCGCCAAGAGCATAAATAATGTCTGTAAGGTATCGGTCCAAACCACCGTTTTAATACCTCCACGGTGTGTGTATAACCAAATCAACCCGACAGTAATTAATACTGAAACCCAAAATGGAATTCCTAGCGCATCAAAAAGAATCAACTGAAGGACACTCGCTACTAAATACAACCGAAGCGAAGAACCCAAAGCCCGTGAAAGGATAAAGAAAAACGAACCTGTTTTATAGGACCAAAACCCGAATCGATCCTCCAAATACGAGTAGATAGAGACTAAGTTGAGGCGGTAATATAGAGGCAATAAAACCTTAGCAATCGTGAAATATCCCAAGGTATATCCCAAAACAACTTGAAAGTAAAAGAAGTTAGAATTGCCGACTTCTCCTGGTACTGAAATAAAGGTCACTCCAGAAAGTGAGGCCCCGATCATCCCGAAGGCCACCAAAAACCATGGGGATTGGCGATCACCGGTAAAAAAGGTGTCTGAGGTAACTTTTCTGGATGTAAACCAGGAAATCAAAAAAAGTAGCAAGAAATAACCCGAGATAACCCAGAGAACCAATTGAAAATTCATATTACAGAAGGCTGAAGGTCGCTAAGTTGTCCATTATTCTTAATTTTGCAAAATGATAGAATTCAACCATTCACTTCCAGAGATTGAAGAAATTGAGCTTCTGCTTGAAGAAATACTGGATCAGGAAGCGTCTGAACTTGTAGTCTTCAATGATGACGTCAATACTTTTGAACATGTGATTCAAGTTTTGATGAAAGTCTGTAACCATACTCAAGAACAAGCTGAGCAGTGTACACTGATCATCCATTATAAAGGAAAGTGCTCAGTCAAAAAAGGATCTAGATCTGAACTCAAGCCCATGTGTGAGGCGATCTTGGACTCTGGAATTCAAGCTGCCATTCTTTAAATCTCTGCTCCCTTGAATTTCCCTTCTAAACTTATCGAAAACGCGGTCACGGAAATTTCCAGACTTCCGGGCATTGGAAAAAAGACGGCACTTCGCCTAGCCTTGCACCTTCTCAGACAGCCAGAAGTATTTTCTGAAGCGCTTTCTGCAAGCATTCTTGAAATGAGGCAAAAGACTCAGTACTGCCGAGTTTGTCATAACATTTCGGACGAAGAGGTTTGTTCGATCTGCGAAAGCCACCGAAGGGATCGAGCTACTGTTTGTGTGGTGGAGGATATCCGGGATGTATTAGCGATTGAAAACACCAACCAATTTCAAGGGGTATATCATGTACTTGGGGGAGTGATTTCTCCGATTCAAGGGATCGGCCCCGATAACCTAACCATCGAAAGCCTGATCAATAGAATCGGCATGGGAGAAATCAAAGAAGTAATCCTTGCGCTTTCGGCTACAATGGAAGGAGACACCACTTCATTTTACTTAGGAAAAAGACTGAAGGAAAGCGGCGTCAAGGTTAGCACGATTGCCAGAGGCATCCCGGTTGGGGGAGAACTCGAATTTACAGATGAAGTGACCTTAGGAAGAAGTATTCTGACAAGGATAAATTATTCTCAGGATTAAAGAAATTATTTGGTTCAAACCAATCTCAGTCTATATTTGCACCTCGAATTGGGGAATTAGCTTCCCAAAATTCTTTGGGACTAGAGCGTCCCGCTAGCTAGCGGGAAGGTCAATCGGTCGAATTCAAAATAAAAATGGGGGATTAGCTCAGTTGGCTAGAGCGTTCCGACACCAGTCGGGAAAGTCAACGGTTCGGATCCTAAGAAAATATGGGGAATTAGCTCAGTTGGCTAGAGCGCTACACTGGCAGTGTAGAGGTCATCGGTTCGAATCCGTTATTCTCCACAAAGACAAGCTTAGTGCTTGTCTTTTTCATTTTAAGACCATTTTAGCCATGTATTTTGTATATATACTTTTCAGCTCAAAGTCTGGCAAGTACTACATCGGCTCTACTGATAATCTTGAATCTAGATTAAAGCATCATAATGCAGGAGCAACTCCTCCCACAAAATCTGGAGCACCTCATTGGGAATTGAAATATTCCGAACTGCTCGCTGATCGTACCTCCACATTGAAAAGGGAAATAGAAATCAAAAGAAAAAAAAGTAAACAGTACATCGAGTGGTTAATTCGCTCGAGTAGCTAGTGCGTCCCGCTAGCCAGCGGGAAGTTCATCATTTCGAATTCGTTATCTTCCACAAAAGCTTCTCAAATGAGAGGCTTTTTAATTTTGGGGGTCATTTGAGGATTAACTCGGGTGACAAGAGCGTCCCGTTAGATAGTGCGAAGGTTTTCGAAATTCTTCTGGAGCATTGCCCAAAAGCTTTTAAGATTATACCAAAAGCTCCAAATTCCTATGGGGCTTTTTATATTTCCCAACTGAATTAATCTATAATATTCTGAAAATTAAAAAGCGATTGAATTAAGAGTTATTTCTTTAGGCTAAAGATTTTTCAATCCTTTCCAAGAATTTTTAATTCCTGCGTGGGTTGAATCCCCCTTTCTAGCTCTATTTCAAATTCATACCTATTTGAACTGACTCTCGGGATATACTCCTGAACAATAGCAAAGACAGTATCCAACTCAAACCCTCTTAAAAAGAGCCATTTACACAATTTTCATCACCTTATATTAAATTCACTTTATTTACAAATAACAACACTTAATTATTATATAATGAAATTGAAAATTTTACGATAACAATTTGCATTTCATCACCAATATAACGCTTTTGAAAAATTACATAATAAATGTAAATACATCCATTTCATTTACATATGTGACATAAGTACGTATATAAAGATGTGTATATGGTAAATTTGAATACACATTAATACTGACATAAGTCATGAAAGCACTGGTGAAAATAAAAGGCCTCTTGATCCTAGCCCTTCTTTGGGGAGCTAGCTTGAGGTCTTTTGATGCTTACAGCCAGTGCAGCCAAAACAACATTATCGTAACTGGCTATCAGTTGAGAAATGAATTTGGTGAGGTTTTTTCAGTGACTGACAATTACCAAATCGGGGAATCTGTAGCTGGCGAGCTTTGGGTAAACTTTGGAGGATCTACCACCAATGGGTATAATATGACCATGTACTATGATATCTATAGAAACAACGTATTGGCGGCCAATGACCAAGTAGACTGTATGTTTTCAGGGGTTCAAATCCAACAAAATGTTTGGACTCGAGTACGAGATCTCTCTTGGAACTGGGGTGATGTAATCCAGATCAAAGATATTTTCATGTATTGGGAAACTGGAACTGCGAAGTCCAATACTACTTGCAATCTTACCTTAAAAAATAATATCAATGCACAGTGTTACAGCAATCCAGAAGGATTTACTGCAGCTGTGCCTCTCTTTCCAAAATTTGACTTCCAAACTAACGGGATTTGTAATACTTCCATCCAATTCACTTCTCAAACTATTGGTGGTACTCCTCCTTTCAACTATACCTTTTCTTGGGATTTTGACGGTTTAGGAACCGCAACTGGATCAAACCCATTATTTACTTTCCCTGGAACTGGAATTTATACCATAGGATTGACTGCAAATGATGGAGTATCAATAACTACCATTTACAAAGACATCTTTATTGATCCGAATTTTGGTATTCAAGTGGATATTTTCCCAACTAAGATTAACGACCAATCTGGAATAATCTATGTTCAAAGTGTGACCGGAGGTACTGCACCCTACTCCTACTCGTGGACTGGACCAAATGGTTTTTCTAGCAATTCCAAAGACATTTTTGGTCTTGCGGATGGATTATATACTCTGGTTGTGACTGATGCCAATGGATGTCAGCAAACTGAACAATATGTGTTAGACATTGCCTCTGTTCTTCGTTTCGACTGGAAGACCATTGACCTTTCTGACCAAAACAATGAAATTTCTATCAAGTGGGAAGTACATTCAGAGCTTGCTGGCTCCAAATATTGGATCGAAAGAAGCTTGGGAAATGCTGATGATTTTGAGAAAATCGGAGAAATCAACGATGTCAAAACTTCAGAGAGCGCAATTGTCTATGAGTACAAAGACAACTCCTTCCCATTATTTGAGAAAAATATATACTACCGAATCACTAAAATCATCGGATCCTTCAAATTCTACAGTCCGGTAAAGTTGGTACAACGGGAAAACTCCATCCAAGGAAACAAATGGATTGTCTACCCGAACCCTTCTTTGAATAGTAATGCTCAACTGATCAATCCCAATTTGGATCCAAATCAAAATGAGGAAATTATTCTAGAGCTAATCAACTCAGGTAATTTTTCAGAACGGGCTGAAATCAAACTTCAGGGTAACCGAGCGATCAACCTTAAAGAGGTATTTGGTGACTTCCCTAAAGGGATTTTATACCTGCGAATTATTCAGGGCGAGAAAGTTGAAATTGTGAGAATTATAAATTCCAATTAACCCAGCAAGTTCTCAATTCAAGAATTTCACGCCGATTTCCCGATTAAATCCTTCAAATTGTCAACTTTGCAGGAAACGCTCCGCCTGTGAACTTTCATGCAATTTGCTCAGATATCGATGGGACCCTACTCAATTCTGAACGGGATCTTTCTCCAAAGCTTAAATCAGTCATCAGTCGTCTTCCAGCCGATTTTCCGGTTATTCTTGCAAGTTCTCGAATGCCTGCTGCCATGCGGCATTTACTAGAAGACCTCAACAAACCAAATCAACCTCTTATTGCCTACAACGGGGGATTTGTCCTCGGCCCATCTGGGGAAGTATTGGATTCTACGAGTATTCCATTGCCTATAGTCCAGGCTATTTTTGAGCTAATTAGCCGAACCTCCATTCATTTTAGCCTCTATGAAGGTGAAAATTGGTATGAAGAAAAAGAAGATTATTGGTCCAAACGAGAAATAACCAACACCAAGGTTAATCCCACTTGGAAAGAAACTGAAGCGGTATTAGCGGATTGGCAAAAGGAAAACAAGGGAGCGCACAAAGTGATGGTTATGGGGGAATCCAATGAAATCAGTTGGCTTTTTGGAGAGCTTCATGAGCGATTTGGAAATGACCTTCACCTATATCGATCCAAGGATACTTACATCGAAATCGCTCCTCGCAAAATATCCAAAGCAACTGGCCTGGCGCTAATTCTCGAGCAGTTTTATCCTTTCGGAATGGAGCATATTGCAGCATTTGGGGACAACTACAACGATATTGATTTATTACAAAAAGTAGGCATTGGAGTAGCAGTTGCGAATGCAAGACCAGAAGTAAAAGCGGTAGCGAAATACCTAACCCTCCATCATAAAGAGGACGGAGTGGCCGATTTCCTAGAGAAAAATTTTCCAAATCCATAAAAAAAGCCCGGATTAAACCGGGCTTCATTCTTCGTATGGATTTGGATTTTATTCCAATCCTTTATCTCTCATCTTGGCAAACTCATCAAACCTGCGGACGATTGCCACTGTGAACCCAATGAGCATAATGATCGTGCCCAACCACAAGACATTGATATATGGCTTGACGATTGCTTTCATGACCACATAGTCTTTCTGATATTGGTTGACTTTGAAGACGAATTTATTTTGCTCAGGAAGAATATTTTCTAGACTTACCTTTAGCCCAAGTTCATTATCAATTACTGGAAGCTTCCCAAGTTGGTTGTTTCGAATGATAAAAGTCGGCTCCAAAAGCTTCTCCACATCGTAATCCAATACTCTAAGCTTTGCCTTGACTGCTACATCCCCTTCTTGAAGGACATAGCCCTCGATTTCTTTGAGCACTTCTGCTCCATCAAAATAGGTCACAAAATCTGCGATATGAAACTGCTCACCCGGGGCTACTTCATAGATCTCGTCCTCCTTCCATTCCGGATCTTCATAATCATTCATCGCAGCCACGTAGGTATATAAATCTTTATTAATAAAAATCTTGGAATCCGGAGAGGAGATCAACCCTCCCATACTTTCATTAAACTGAGACATCGGAGAAAGTGAGAACTTCATGGTCTCATTTTGGAAATAGTCGATTTTGAAATAGTCGTTTTCTTCTAACACCAACTTGACCACATCGCCTTTTTTAAAGTAGCCTTTGTAATCTTCCAGAGCCAACGCCTCATTGACATTAGAGGTAGATTGTAAAAACTTGGCAGGAACATATTCTGGTACACCCACCACTTTTTTCTGTCTTCCTCGATAGACTACCGTATAATCCTTCATTTGGGTAGGCTTATTGATCCAAAGCAAGACGTGCTCTTTATTCATTTCATCCTCCCAACTATTGCTATAAGTAAGGCCAGACATATTGATAGAGATGACATCTGAATATCCAGAACTGAACATTACCCCAATCAACACCATTCCCAAACCAATATGAGCTAGAGAACCTCCTGCCAATTTAAAGGTCGATTTCTTGAGAATTCGTGCCAAAATCACCGCATTGGCAACAATGGTGAACATTCCCGAAACAACGATCAAAATGTACTTCCAATCATAAACTTTGGCGAGCACAATCACGATAGCCGAAATCAAAACCGAAACCACATATGGCATAATCAAGGCCTCTTTCAATGCCTTTTTATCCATTTTTTGCCACCAGAAAAATTGACCTACTCCCGTCAATAAAGCAATTGCGATTGAGAACCAAAGTTGAAACTTGGTGTAAAATTCGATTTGATCTGCCGGAGGCGCCATGTTTGAAATCCCTCCAAAGCTTTCCACCAAGGCATTCCAAGCTGGAATGGACGTAGGAAGAATCACCTGAAAAGCCATCAAACCAAGGGTAATCGCCCCCAGAAAAATCCAGAATTCCCGAGAGTAAACAGAAGCCTCTTTTTCAGAAGTAGGAATGTGCTTCCATGCGCGAATCGAAAGAACTACAGCTACCACCAAAAAGAACAACATGTAAATCAACAACTGTCCTGACAAGCCTAGATCTGTAAAGGAGTGAACGGATGCATCGCCTAGCACTCCTGACCGAACCAAAAACGTAGCGTACAACACCAAGATGAAGCTCAAAATTACGAGAACAATAGAGGTCTTCAGTGCAGTTGCGCTTTTCTTAAAGGTAATCATGGTATGAATCGCTGCCACCAGGATCAACCAAGGAACATAGACTGCATTTTCAACTGGATCCCAGTTCCAATATCCTCCAAAATTGAGTGTCACATAAGCCCAATATGCCCCCATAATTATCCCCATCCCCAGAATCATCGCTGAGAAAATTGCCCAAGGCAAAGCAGGTCTAATCCATTCAGTATATCGCTTGGTAACCAATCCTCCCATCAAAAATGCGAAGGGAACCAAGGTAGAGGCATAACCCAAAAACAAAGTCGGAGGATGAATTACCATCCAAATATTCTGAAGCAATGGATTCAAACCTGTTCCATCTTCTGGAACGAAATCAGGATTCATTTGAAAAATTGGAGCTTGAGTAGCATCTCGAAGCAAAATGAATGGCGAACTGCCAATTTTCAAGTC
Above is a window of Algoriphagus sanaruensis DNA encoding:
- a CDS encoding sodium:solute symporter; this encodes MNFQLVLWVISGYFLLLFLISWFTSRKVTSDTFFTGDRQSPWFLVAFGMIGASLSGVTFISVPGEVGNSNFFYFQVVLGYTLGYFTIAKVLLPLYYRLNLVSIYSYLEDRFGFWSYKTGSFFFILSRALGSSLRLYLVASVLQLILFDALGIPFWVSVLITVGLIWLYTHRGGIKTVVWTDTLQTLFMLLAVVITIFLIGKDLGIQSMGEYVSRVAEDQRSSIFNWDWKSGTNFFKQFISGAFITIVMTGLDQDMMQKNLTCRTLGDAQKNMFWFTTILVVVNLLFLSLGVMLYLYAEAKGIQLPARSDELFPLLATQHFSAFAGIVFVLGITAAAYSSADSTLTALTTSFCFDFLEIERKYPAEKRVAIRKKVHLSFTALMYVLILGFYFLNDQSVINSVFIIAGYTYGPLLGLYSFGLFTKWKTKDRWVPLVAILAPILTFIISSNSEKWLWGYKFGFEALILNGALMFLGLYLLRKKD
- a CDS encoding ATP-dependent Clp protease adaptor ClpS, with the translated sequence MIEFNHSLPEIEEIELLLEEILDQEASELVVFNDDVNTFEHVIQVLMKVCNHTQEQAEQCTLIIHYKGKCSVKKGSRSELKPMCEAILDSGIQAAIL
- the recR gene encoding recombination mediator RecR, giving the protein MNFPSKLIENAVTEISRLPGIGKKTALRLALHLLRQPEVFSEALSASILEMRQKTQYCRVCHNISDEEVCSICESHRRDRATVCVVEDIRDVLAIENTNQFQGVYHVLGGVISPIQGIGPDNLTIESLINRIGMGEIKEVILALSATMEGDTTSFYLGKRLKESGVKVSTIARGIPVGGELEFTDEVTLGRSILTRINYSQD
- a CDS encoding GIY-YIG nuclease family protein, which encodes MYFVYILFSSKSGKYYIGSTDNLESRLKHHNAGATPPTKSGAPHWELKYSELLADRTSTLKREIEIKRKKSKQYIEWLIRSSS
- a CDS encoding PKD domain-containing protein; the encoded protein is MKALVKIKGLLILALLWGASLRSFDAYSQCSQNNIIVTGYQLRNEFGEVFSVTDNYQIGESVAGELWVNFGGSTTNGYNMTMYYDIYRNNVLAANDQVDCMFSGVQIQQNVWTRVRDLSWNWGDVIQIKDIFMYWETGTAKSNTTCNLTLKNNINAQCYSNPEGFTAAVPLFPKFDFQTNGICNTSIQFTSQTIGGTPPFNYTFSWDFDGLGTATGSNPLFTFPGTGIYTIGLTANDGVSITTIYKDIFIDPNFGIQVDIFPTKINDQSGIIYVQSVTGGTAPYSYSWTGPNGFSSNSKDIFGLADGLYTLVVTDANGCQQTEQYVLDIASVLRFDWKTIDLSDQNNEISIKWEVHSELAGSKYWIERSLGNADDFEKIGEINDVKTSESAIVYEYKDNSFPLFEKNIYYRITKIIGSFKFYSPVKLVQRENSIQGNKWIVYPNPSLNSNAQLINPNLDPNQNEEIILELINSGNFSERAEIKLQGNRAINLKEVFGDFPKGILYLRIIQGEKVEIVRIINSN
- a CDS encoding Cof-type HAD-IIB family hydrolase; this encodes MNFHAICSDIDGTLLNSERDLSPKLKSVISRLPADFPVILASSRMPAAMRHLLEDLNKPNQPLIAYNGGFVLGPSGEVLDSTSIPLPIVQAIFELISRTSIHFSLYEGENWYEEKEDYWSKREITNTKVNPTWKETEAVLADWQKENKGAHKVMVMGESNEISWLFGELHERFGNDLHLYRSKDTYIEIAPRKISKATGLALILEQFYPFGMEHIAAFGDNYNDIDLLQKVGIGVAVANARPEVKAVAKYLTLHHKEDGVADFLEKNFPNP
- the ccsA gene encoding cytochrome c biogenesis protein CcsA, with amino-acid sequence MINTFVGNLGHLMTIVAFVTALVTAYAYFNYFRANELEKKSWRNFSRISFYIHTVATALIAVSLFEIIYNHRYEYFYAYSHSSKALPVHYMISSFWEGQEGAFILWAFWNVVLGVILIHTNKKWEAPVMIVFSLVQAFLVSMILGVIVGDLKIGSSPFILLRDATQAPIFQMNPDFVPEDGTGLNPLLQNIWMVIHPPTLFLGYASTLVPFAFLMGGLVTKRYTEWIRPALPWAIFSAMILGMGIIMGAYWAYVTLNFGGYWNWDPVENAVYVPWLILVAAIHTMITFKKSATALKTSIVLVILSFILVLYATFLVRSGVLGDASVHSFTDLGLSGQLLIYMLFFLVVAVVLSIRAWKHIPTSEKEASVYSREFWIFLGAITLGLMAFQVILPTSIPAWNALVESFGGISNMAPPADQIEFYTKFQLWFSIAIALLTGVGQFFWWQKMDKKALKEALIMPYVVSVLISAIVIVLAKVYDWKYILIVVSGMFTIVANAVILARILKKSTFKLAGGSLAHIGLGMVLIGVMFSSGYSDVISINMSGLTYSNSWEDEMNKEHVLLWINKPTQMKDYTVVYRGRQKKVVGVPEYVPAKFLQSTSNVNEALALEDYKGYFKKGDVVKLVLEENDYFKIDYFQNETMKFSLSPMSQFNESMGGLISSPDSKIFINKDLYTYVAAMNDYEDPEWKEDEIYEVAPGEQFHIADFVTYFDGAEVLKEIEGYVLQEGDVAVKAKLRVLDYDVEKLLEPTFIIRNNQLGKLPVIDNELGLKVSLENILPEQNKFVFKVNQYQKDYVVMKAIVKPYINVLWLGTIIMLIGFTVAIVRRFDEFAKMRDKGLE